The following proteins are co-located in the Haloarcula rubripromontorii genome:
- the glpR gene encoding HTH-type transcriptional regulator GlpR, whose protein sequence is MIPDERRKEIVRQVNKSDRVTVEELTEEFGVSEATIRRDLSSLAEDGLIERFHGGALPASEQEENGTTDSIDNPNGKRAIAERAIDELEDGDAVFFDTGPTAREVAKAIPEQVSLLAATNSPESAFELRETCGEVKVVGDSLRQTSDALVGPSAESYLRKTNFDIVFLETDAVQSDGGLSVSNEDEARIKTLLCEGGRHVILVADGSKLDSRSFREFATLDDIDMFITDVSLSDEMRRVFEQANVTVVDNLLAVP, encoded by the coding sequence ATGATACCTGATGAACGACGGAAGGAAATCGTTCGACAAGTGAACAAGTCGGATCGGGTCACGGTCGAGGAGCTCACCGAGGAGTTCGGCGTCTCCGAGGCGACGATCCGACGGGACCTCTCGTCACTCGCGGAAGACGGACTCATCGAACGGTTCCACGGCGGTGCCCTCCCGGCGTCGGAACAGGAGGAAAACGGGACGACCGACAGCATCGACAACCCGAACGGCAAGCGAGCAATCGCCGAGCGGGCCATCGACGAACTGGAAGACGGCGACGCCGTCTTCTTCGACACGGGGCCGACGGCGCGGGAAGTGGCGAAAGCCATCCCGGAGCAGGTGTCCCTGCTCGCCGCGACGAACTCGCCGGAGAGCGCGTTCGAACTCCGCGAGACCTGCGGCGAAGTCAAGGTCGTCGGGGACTCGCTGCGCCAGACCTCGGACGCGCTGGTCGGCCCCAGCGCCGAGTCCTACCTCCGGAAGACGAACTTCGACATCGTGTTCCTCGAGACCGATGCCGTCCAGAGCGACGGCGGCCTCTCCGTCTCGAACGAGGACGAGGCACGCATCAAGACACTGCTCTGTGAGGGCGGCCGGCACGTCATCCTGGTCGCCGACGGGAGCAAACTCGACAGCCGGAGTTTCCGCGAGTTCGCAACGCTCGACGACATCGACATGTTCATCACGGACGTGTCGCTGAGCGACGAGATGCGGAGGGTGTTCGAACAGGCCAACGTCACCGTGGTCGACAATCTGCTGGCCGTTCCGTGA
- a CDS encoding carbohydrate ABC transporter permease gives MSTKKSPLNRLRRSLGLETQNEWPSVARERLLAYGLLAVYVLVIWFPIYYIFITSLKPSSEVLSLPITFLPQDPTAQNYVDIFTNRPFDNYTINSMIVATTTTLICITLGTVTGYSFSRFDFMGNKSLLLSIVGARMIPPIALIVPFFQIMSNPPLVGGFTGSLYDTRLALILTYTFFNLPFAVWIMKNYFDGIPESLDEQARIDGCSRWEAFVKIILPMAKPGIAATAILAFIFSWNEFVFALVLTSSEQAQTLPIAVSLFVADDFVDWAHLAAGGMIAALPGILFGLFFQQYIVSGLTQGAVKE, from the coding sequence ATGAGTACGAAGAAATCACCGCTCAACCGACTGCGCCGGTCGCTGGGACTGGAGACACAGAACGAGTGGCCGTCCGTCGCCCGAGAGCGACTGCTGGCCTACGGACTGCTTGCCGTGTACGTCCTGGTCATCTGGTTCCCGATTTACTACATCTTCATCACGAGCCTCAAGCCGTCGAGCGAGGTGCTCTCGCTTCCGATTACGTTCCTCCCGCAGGACCCGACGGCACAGAACTACGTGGACATCTTCACGAACCGACCGTTCGACAACTACACGATAAACAGCATGATCGTCGCGACGACGACGACGCTCATCTGTATCACCCTGGGGACAGTCACCGGGTACAGCTTCTCCCGTTTCGACTTCATGGGGAACAAGTCGCTGCTGTTGTCGATTGTCGGCGCGCGGATGATTCCCCCCATCGCGCTCATCGTCCCGTTCTTCCAGATAATGTCGAACCCGCCGCTCGTCGGTGGGTTCACCGGAAGTCTGTACGACACGCGGCTGGCGCTCATCCTCACGTACACGTTCTTCAACCTCCCGTTTGCCGTCTGGATAATGAAAAACTACTTCGACGGCATCCCGGAATCGCTGGACGAACAGGCTCGCATCGACGGCTGTTCCCGCTGGGAGGCGTTCGTCAAGATTATTCTGCCGATGGCGAAGCCGGGCATCGCGGCCACCGCCATCCTCGCCTTTATTTTCTCGTGGAACGAGTTCGTCTTCGCGCTCGTTCTCACGTCCTCGGAGCAGGCCCAGACGCTACCGATAGCCGTCTCGCTGTTCGTGGCTGACGACTTCGTCGACTGGGCACACCTCGCAGCCGGCGGGATGATCGCCGCGTTACCCGGCATCCTGTTTGGCCTGTTCTTCCAGCAGTACATCGTGAGCGGACTCACACAAGGAGCAGTCAAGGAGTAA
- a CDS encoding ABC transporter ATP-binding protein encodes MAHVELTDLVKQFDDVTAVDGISLNIPDESFTVLVGPSGCGKTTTLRLIAGLERATDGEIRIGENVVNDARAYERDIAMVFQNYALYPHKTVRDNMRFGLEQHDTAEDIITERVQETAELLQIEELLDRRPSELSGGQQQRVALGRAIVRDPAVFLMDEPLSNLDAKLRVQMRAELNKLHEELSTTTVYVTHDQVEAMTLADQIAVMDNGQIQQVGEPTHVYSNPRNMFVAGFLGSPSMNFLEGTLEESSAGKFELDLGGATHNVPDEFTDALEPYLGDRVTLGIRPENIALNQDGVPANVHPAAVEVVEPQGEKTVLELELDTGQSIKAAVDPDTTVEMGDAVNLRFDRDSLQYFDPATGESLTYDSKVERQATV; translated from the coding sequence ATGGCACACGTAGAACTCACCGACCTCGTAAAGCAATTCGACGACGTCACCGCAGTCGACGGCATCTCACTCAACATCCCCGACGAGAGCTTCACCGTCCTCGTCGGCCCGTCCGGATGTGGCAAGACCACGACCCTGCGTCTCATCGCGGGGCTCGAACGGGCGACCGACGGTGAAATCCGCATCGGCGAGAACGTCGTCAACGACGCACGCGCATACGAGCGCGACATCGCGATGGTGTTCCAGAACTACGCGCTGTACCCGCACAAGACGGTGCGGGACAACATGCGGTTCGGGCTGGAACAACACGACACGGCCGAGGACATCATCACCGAGCGGGTCCAGGAAACCGCGGAACTGCTACAGATAGAGGAGCTCCTGGACCGGCGACCGTCAGAACTGTCCGGCGGCCAGCAACAGCGGGTGGCGCTGGGCCGGGCTATCGTCCGCGACCCGGCGGTGTTCCTGATGGACGAGCCGCTGTCGAACCTAGACGCGAAGCTCCGGGTCCAGATGCGCGCCGAACTGAACAAACTGCACGAGGAGCTGTCGACGACGACCGTCTACGTCACCCACGACCAGGTCGAGGCGATGACGCTGGCCGACCAGATAGCGGTCATGGACAACGGGCAGATACAGCAGGTCGGGGAACCGACCCATGTGTACTCGAACCCGCGGAACATGTTCGTCGCCGGCTTCCTCGGCTCGCCGAGCATGAACTTCCTCGAAGGGACTCTCGAAGAGTCCAGCGCCGGCAAGTTCGAACTGGACCTCGGCGGCGCGACGCACAACGTCCCCGACGAGTTCACCGACGCGCTCGAACCGTACCTCGGCGACCGGGTGACACTCGGCATCCGTCCGGAGAACATCGCGCTCAATCAGGACGGCGTGCCGGCGAACGTCCACCCGGCGGCGGTGGAAGTCGTCGAACCCCAGGGCGAGAAGACCGTGCTCGAACTCGAACTCGACACCGGCCAGAGTATCAAGGCCGCTGTCGACCCGGACACGACCGTCGAGATGGGCGACGCGGTGAACCTCCGGTTCGACAGGGACTCGCTCCAGTACTTCGACCCTGCCACCGGCGAATCGCTGACCTACGATTCGAAGGTCGAGCGACAGGCGACCGTCTAA
- the pan2 gene encoding proteasome-activating nucleotidase Pan2: MSRSPSLPERPRLELDPDMTPDERLEALREHFKEIVQVNEQLTEQLDAARDRQHDLTDEVDQLERENETLKTSSLYIATAEELTDDGVVVKQHGNNQEVLTEVSPSIRDGLEAGDRVAINDSFGVKQILDPETDARAQAMQVDGSPDVSYSDIGGLEEQIREVREAVEEPLVNADQFREVGIEPPSGVLLHGPPGTGKTMLAKAVANETDATFIKMAGSELVRKFIGEGARLVRDLFELAAEREPAIIFIDEIDAIAAKRTESKTSGDAEVQRTMMQLLSEMDGFDERGEIRIIAATNRFDMLDRAILRPGRFDRLIEVPNPDVEGRERILEIHTEEMNLDDDVDLGAFATETDGLSGAELASLATEAGMFAIRDGRTTVQQSDLHDALEKIEADDDASSVPVAFA, encoded by the coding sequence ATGTCGCGCAGTCCCTCGCTTCCGGAACGACCACGGTTGGAACTTGATCCCGATATGACGCCTGACGAGCGTCTGGAGGCACTCCGGGAACATTTCAAAGAGATCGTACAGGTCAACGAACAGCTGACTGAGCAGCTTGACGCCGCCCGTGACCGGCAACACGACCTCACGGACGAGGTCGACCAGCTCGAACGGGAAAACGAGACGCTCAAAACCTCTTCGCTGTACATCGCGACAGCCGAGGAGCTGACCGACGACGGCGTCGTCGTCAAACAGCACGGCAACAATCAGGAAGTGCTGACTGAAGTCTCGCCGTCTATCCGTGACGGGCTGGAGGCCGGCGACCGCGTCGCCATCAACGACTCCTTCGGTGTCAAGCAGATCCTTGACCCCGAGACCGACGCCCGCGCGCAGGCGATGCAGGTCGATGGCTCCCCCGACGTCTCCTACTCGGATATCGGCGGCCTCGAAGAGCAGATCCGCGAGGTCCGGGAAGCCGTCGAGGAGCCGCTGGTCAACGCCGACCAGTTCCGCGAGGTCGGCATCGAGCCGCCGAGCGGCGTCCTGCTGCACGGCCCGCCCGGCACGGGGAAGACGATGCTGGCGAAAGCCGTCGCCAACGAAACCGACGCGACGTTCATCAAGATGGCCGGCTCCGAACTGGTCCGGAAGTTCATCGGCGAGGGGGCGCGACTGGTCCGGGACCTGTTCGAACTCGCCGCCGAGCGCGAACCGGCTATCATCTTCATCGACGAAATCGATGCTATTGCGGCCAAGCGAACGGAGTCGAAGACCTCCGGCGACGCCGAGGTCCAGCGGACGATGATGCAACTGCTCTCGGAGATGGACGGCTTCGACGAGCGCGGTGAAATCCGCATCATCGCGGCGACCAACCGCTTCGATATGCTCGACCGCGCCATCCTGCGGCCCGGCCGCTTCGACCGCCTCATCGAAGTCCCGAACCCCGATGTCGAGGGCCGCGAGCGCATCCTCGAAATCCACACCGAGGAGATGAACCTCGACGACGACGTTGATCTGGGTGCGTTTGCCACCGAGACCGACGGCCTCTCCGGCGCGGAACTGGCCTCACTGGCGACCGAAGCCGGGATGTTTGCCATCCGCGACGGCCGGACAACGGTCCAGCAGTCCGACCTCCACGACGCCTTGGAGAAGATCGAAGCCGACGACGACGCAAGCAGCGTGCCGGTCGCGTTCGCGTAG
- a CDS encoding carbohydrate ABC transporter permease — protein sequence MSIEKSPLRRKLDKLFVPLTVGPTLLWIAAIIVYPTAKLLFSSFQFRNPVTNEMEFVGLRNFRRLIFAREGGQAALGVFNPSFVSITTNTAIYVGFSVSISFLLGLGIALLLDKDLKGRGWFRTAVIVPWILPYVMSGLMWRWMFQSDFGAINGALQRLGIISGNIPFLSDGALAMVALIIADVWVFTPFIIIILLAGLQNVPEQLYDAAEVDGASRWSRFWNVTYPFLKPSILVALTIRIIFDIRALDLVWVMTQGGPGKSTEVWASWLYRTAQVFNEPGSGAALGVVLLAVTFAIVASLYKIFGESPYQA from the coding sequence ATGTCAATCGAAAAGAGCCCGTTGCGTCGCAAACTCGACAAACTGTTCGTCCCGCTGACCGTCGGGCCGACACTGCTGTGGATCGCCGCGATAATCGTCTATCCGACAGCGAAGTTGCTCTTCAGTAGCTTCCAGTTCCGGAACCCGGTGACAAACGAGATGGAGTTCGTCGGCCTGCGGAACTTCCGGCGGCTGATTTTCGCGCGCGAGGGGGGCCAGGCCGCCCTCGGCGTGTTCAACCCCAGTTTCGTCTCGATTACGACGAACACGGCCATCTACGTCGGTTTCAGCGTCTCCATCTCGTTCCTGCTGGGGCTGGGCATCGCGCTGTTGCTCGACAAGGACCTGAAAGGCCGGGGCTGGTTCCGAACGGCGGTCATCGTCCCGTGGATTCTCCCGTACGTGATGAGCGGGCTGATGTGGCGCTGGATGTTCCAGTCCGACTTCGGCGCGATAAACGGGGCGCTCCAGCGACTCGGTATCATCTCCGGGAACATCCCGTTTCTCTCCGACGGCGCGCTCGCCATGGTGGCGCTCATCATCGCCGACGTCTGGGTGTTTACCCCCTTCATCATCATCATCCTGCTCGCGGGCCTGCAGAACGTCCCCGAGCAACTGTACGACGCCGCCGAGGTCGACGGTGCGAGCCGCTGGTCGCGGTTCTGGAACGTCACGTACCCGTTCCTGAAACCGTCGATACTGGTGGCGCTGACCATCCGCATCATCTTCGACATCCGGGCACTGGACCTGGTCTGGGTGATGACCCAGGGCGGCCCCGGGAAGTCGACTGAAGTGTGGGCCTCCTGGCTGTACCGGACCGCACAGGTGTTCAACGAACCCGGGTCCGGTGCCGCACTCGGAGTCGTCCTGCTGGCCGTGACCTTCGCCATCGTGGCCAGTCTGTACAAGATATTCGGCGAGTCACCCTACCAAGCATGA